In Kiritimatiellia bacterium, a genomic segment contains:
- a CDS encoding 4Fe-4S dicluster domain-containing protein has protein sequence MKITWVRRISQAFFLLLFLWFCITATVGTDWWKLRGWPVNWFLQLNPLVALGHILATGSLHPGMEWAMLTIVLTVILGRFFCGWVCPFGTLHQAIGWLGQRRASPAAKALRRAFRPAQRIKYYLLAFLLAAAGLGLLGMLNRAFAAGTLQTGWLDPLSFMHRAVNLVLLPLADRGVRVLWIGARVYRGAALIGGLFLAALLVNLWIPRFYCRYLCPLGALYGVLGRFALWRIGKKQDACSNCLQCETDCEGACQPAGRIRSHECVLCMNCLHTCPDDLVGYRTARSASGERAGPDLTRRGVIASLLAGFAIGPLGRLAGRRDPRLIRPPGARTERDFLSRCIRCGQCMRACPTNILHPALTEAGLEGFGTPVAHFSIGTGGCQLRCVACGQLCPTGAIRPLSLDEKLGRGVFGNKGPVKLGTAFVDRGRCLPWAMNRPCIVCQENCPVSPKAISIQEIFESLPGSFRTAARADQLTVFFEDAAPAPTVRLSDDLYCRIVGDSDSEPRRVVECGPGQWGIDPNHPWNVPPPKGVGAELLVRLQRPVVDPALCIGCGVCESVCPLPSLRAIRVSADGESREPEAGFLL, from the coding sequence ATGAAGATCACGTGGGTGCGGCGAATCAGCCAGGCGTTTTTCCTCCTGCTTTTCCTGTGGTTCTGCATTACGGCCACCGTCGGGACGGATTGGTGGAAGCTCCGGGGCTGGCCGGTCAACTGGTTCCTTCAACTGAACCCCCTCGTTGCGCTCGGACACATCCTCGCCACGGGCTCGCTGCATCCGGGCATGGAATGGGCCATGCTCACGATCGTCCTGACGGTGATCCTCGGCCGGTTCTTCTGCGGCTGGGTCTGTCCGTTCGGCACGCTGCACCAGGCGATCGGGTGGCTGGGCCAGCGCCGAGCGTCCCCGGCGGCGAAGGCCTTGCGACGCGCCTTCCGGCCGGCGCAGCGGATCAAGTACTACCTGCTGGCCTTCCTGCTGGCCGCGGCCGGGCTCGGGCTCCTGGGCATGCTGAACCGGGCCTTTGCCGCCGGCACCCTCCAAACGGGATGGTTAGATCCCCTGTCCTTCATGCATCGCGCCGTGAATCTCGTGCTGCTGCCCCTGGCCGACCGCGGGGTGCGCGTGCTGTGGATCGGCGCGCGGGTCTATCGCGGCGCGGCGCTCATCGGTGGGCTGTTCCTCGCCGCGCTGCTGGTCAACCTGTGGATTCCACGCTTCTACTGCCGCTACCTCTGCCCGTTGGGCGCCTTGTATGGAGTCCTGGGCCGGTTCGCCCTGTGGCGCATCGGCAAGAAGCAGGACGCCTGCTCGAACTGCCTTCAGTGCGAGACCGATTGCGAGGGCGCCTGCCAGCCGGCCGGCCGTATCCGCAGCCACGAGTGCGTGCTCTGCATGAACTGCCTGCACACATGCCCGGACGACCTTGTCGGCTACCGGACGGCGCGCTCGGCCTCGGGCGAACGCGCGGGGCCGGACCTCACGCGGCGCGGTGTCATCGCCTCCCTGCTCGCGGGCTTTGCCATCGGCCCCCTGGGCCGGCTGGCCGGCCGGCGCGATCCCCGTCTGATCCGCCCGCCCGGCGCCCGGACCGAGCGCGATTTTCTGTCCCGCTGCATCCGGTGCGGCCAGTGCATGCGCGCCTGCCCGACGAACATCCTGCACCCCGCGCTGACCGAGGCCGGCCTCGAAGGGTTCGGCACGCCCGTGGCCCATTTCAGCATCGGAACCGGCGGCTGCCAGCTCCGGTGCGTGGCCTGCGGCCAGCTCTGCCCCACGGGCGCCATCCGGCCGTTGAGCCTGGACGAGAAGCTGGGGCGCGGCGTGTTCGGCAACAAGGGTCCCGTGAAGTTGGGAACCGCCTTCGTGGACCGAGGACGCTGCCTGCCGTGGGCCATGAACCGGCCCTGCATCGTCTGCCAGGAGAATTGCCCGGTCAGCCCCAAGGCCATCAGCATCCAGGAAATTTTCGAATCCCTCCCCGGCAGTTTCCGGACGGCGGCCCGGGCCGACCAGCTCACCGTGTTTTTCGAGGACGCCGCGCCCGCGCCGACGGTCCGCCTTTCGGACGACCTGTACTGCCGGATCGTCGGCGATTCCGACAGCGAGCCGCGCCGGGTCGTGGAATGCGGGCCCGGGCAGTGGGGCATTGACCCCAACCATCCCTGGAATGTACCGCCGCCCAAGGGCGTCGGCGCGGAACTCCTCGTGCGCCTGCAGCGCCCGGTCGTGGATCCGGCCCTGTGCATCGGGTGCGGCGTCTGCGAAAGCGTGTGTCCCCTCCCCTCGCTCCGCGCCATCCGCGTGAGTGCCGACGGCGAAAGCCGCGAGCCCGAAGCCGGTTTTTTGCTGTAA
- a CDS encoding thioredoxin family protein codes for MKQYALIAVILLVVGLALIVWAEIGPDTSAPDFSLADVTGATHALSSFRGKYVVLEWFNYDCPFVKKHYGGGHMQALQKKYTDEGVAWLAICSSAPGKQGHYAAEQMAAMALERKGAATAVLLDPDGKVGRLYGAKTTPHIFIIDPDGKLIYQGAIDSVPSTDPADIPGAVNYVQVTLDAARAGQPVEKKVTAPYGCSVKY; via the coding sequence ATGAAGCAGTATGCCTTGATCGCGGTCATTCTCCTGGTCGTGGGCCTGGCCCTTATTGTCTGGGCGGAGATCGGTCCGGACACGTCCGCGCCGGACTTTTCGCTCGCGGATGTAACCGGCGCGACCCATGCATTGTCCTCCTTCCGCGGGAAATACGTGGTGCTGGAATGGTTCAACTACGATTGCCCGTTCGTGAAGAAGCACTACGGCGGCGGCCACATGCAGGCGCTGCAGAAGAAGTACACGGACGAGGGCGTCGCGTGGCTCGCGATCTGCTCCTCGGCGCCGGGCAAGCAGGGCCACTACGCGGCGGAACAGATGGCAGCTATGGCGCTGGAGCGGAAGGGTGCCGCCACGGCGGTCCTGCTGGATCCAGACGGCAAGGTGGGCCGCCTGTACGGCGCCAAGACGACTCCTCATATTTTCATCATTGATCCGGACGGCAAGCTGATCTACCAGGGCGCGATCGACAGCGTGCCCTCGACCGATCCGGCGGACATCCCGGGCGCGGTCAACTACGTGCAGGTCACGCTGGACGCCGCGCGCGCCGGGCAGCCGGTCGAGAAAAAGGTCACGGCGCCCTACGGCTGCTCGGTGAAGTACTGA
- the wrbA gene encoding NAD(P)H:quinone oxidoreductase, translating to MSAKVYVVFYSTYGHVYKMAEAVAAGAKEVSGAEVKLFQVPELMPDAALVKSGAKAARQAFARVPVIQPDQLAEADAVIFGTPTRFGNMSAQMRNFLDQTGGLWMKGALVGKVGSVFVSTATQHGGQETTITSFHTTLFHHGMIVVGVPYAEPRLLNMQEISGGTPYGASTIAGGDGSRSPSENELAIARFQGRHVAQIAAKLRG from the coding sequence ATGAGCGCGAAAGTATATGTGGTGTTCTATAGCACCTATGGTCATGTGTACAAGATGGCCGAGGCGGTGGCGGCCGGGGCAAAGGAAGTTTCGGGTGCCGAGGTCAAGTTGTTCCAGGTGCCGGAGTTGATGCCTGACGCGGCGCTGGTGAAGAGCGGCGCCAAGGCGGCGCGCCAGGCCTTCGCCCGCGTGCCGGTCATCCAGCCGGATCAACTGGCGGAGGCGGACGCTGTGATCTTCGGCACGCCGACGCGGTTCGGCAACATGAGCGCGCAGATGCGCAACTTCCTCGACCAGACCGGGGGTTTGTGGATGAAGGGCGCGTTGGTCGGCAAGGTTGGCAGCGTCTTCGTCAGCACGGCGACGCAGCACGGCGGCCAGGAAACCACGATCACGAGCTTCCACACCACGCTCTTTCACCATGGTATGATCGTCGTGGGCGTCCCGTACGCCGAGCCGCGGTTGCTGAACATGCAGGAGATCAGCGGCGGCACGCCGTACGGCGCGAGCACCATCGCCGGCGGAGACGGTTCGCGTTCGCCGAGTGAAAATGAACTGGCCATAGCCCGGTTCCAGGGCCGCCATGTCGCGCAGATCGCGGCCAAGCTGCGCGGATAG
- a CDS encoding aldo/keto reductase translates to MTPDAEAITRRSFLRTLTLAGTCPWLPRAVLAETASALIPLRPLGRSGIEVCSLCLGGIFDVPANQHILHRALQLGVTCWDTADCYQGGRSETGFGQFLERQPEARKKVFLISKSDARDPEGLTRLLNRSLERLRTDYLDLYLIHDLRHADEMNGDMQHWAEAEKRAGRIRLFGFSTHRNMEQHVREGAKLGWIDAIMTSCNFRLLQQDGMKQALEQCRAAGVGVIAMKTQGGGPVLEGADGDMASQFRGRGFTAAQAKLKAVWEQPSIATICSQMHVMRNLEENAAAAMDRQSLSRTDRERLSHFARATCSGYCAGCEDLCGAALKGRVPVADVMRSLMYARAYGDIERARECYGAIPAAARTQLLSMDFTAAERRCPQGLPLTRLAREAAALLA, encoded by the coding sequence ATGACACCTGATGCCGAAGCCATCACGCGCCGGTCTTTCCTCCGGACCCTGACGCTGGCGGGCACCTGTCCCTGGCTTCCCCGCGCCGTCCTGGCGGAAACCGCCTCCGCCCTGATCCCCCTGCGCCCGCTCGGGCGGTCCGGCATAGAGGTTTGTTCGCTCTGCCTGGGCGGGATCTTCGATGTCCCGGCCAACCAGCACATCCTGCACCGCGCCCTGCAACTGGGCGTCACCTGCTGGGACACGGCGGACTGCTACCAGGGCGGCCGCAGCGAGACCGGGTTCGGGCAATTTCTCGAGCGGCAACCGGAGGCCCGGAAGAAGGTGTTCTTGATCAGCAAGTCCGATGCGCGCGACCCGGAGGGCCTGACGCGCCTGCTGAACCGATCGCTCGAGCGGCTGCGCACAGATTATCTCGATCTTTACCTTATCCACGACCTGCGCCATGCAGACGAAATGAACGGAGACATGCAACACTGGGCCGAGGCGGAAAAACGGGCCGGCCGGATACGCCTTTTCGGGTTCAGTACGCACCGAAACATGGAGCAGCATGTACGGGAGGGGGCGAAGCTCGGTTGGATCGACGCCATCATGACCTCCTGCAATTTCCGGCTGCTCCAGCAGGACGGCATGAAGCAGGCGCTGGAGCAGTGCCGGGCGGCGGGCGTCGGGGTGATCGCCATGAAAACCCAGGGTGGCGGGCCGGTGCTTGAGGGGGCCGACGGCGACATGGCCAGCCAGTTCCGCGGGAGGGGCTTCACCGCGGCGCAGGCCAAGCTGAAGGCCGTCTGGGAACAGCCCTCGATCGCCACCATCTGCTCGCAAATGCACGTGATGCGCAACCTGGAGGAAAACGCGGCGGCGGCGATGGACCGGCAATCCCTGTCCCGGACCGACCGCGAGCGCTTGTCCCACTTTGCGCGGGCCACCTGCTCCGGTTACTGCGCGGGCTGCGAAGACCTCTGCGGCGCGGCGCTGAAGGGCCGCGTGCCCGTGGCCGACGTGATGCGAAGCCTGATGTACGCCCGGGCCTACGGGGACATCGAACGCGCGCGCGAATGCTATGGCGCCATCCCCGCCGCCGCCCGCACACAGCTTCTTTCAATGGACTTCACCGCGGCCGAGCGCCGATGCCCGCAAGGCCTGCCTCTCACGCGCCTCGCGCGCGAAGCCGCCGCCCTGCTGGCCTGA
- a CDS encoding DUF362 domain-containing protein, translating into MTKEPLDPRRRDFLARGLKAAAAIAVTGAVGHSFGWRAGGGRREDAGEWSVPDFSKPGLEPRLGIVTGPDRVSNLRRAMEALGGWNSFVGPGDAVLLKVNAAFASPPSLGATTHPDLVAEAVAQCRRAGAARVVVTDHPINEPESCFEWTGIGAAARAAGAEVWIPRERDFAPVTLRGGRLIRRWPFLRAPFEGIHRLIGLAPVKDHFRSGASMTLKNWYGLLGGKRSVFHQDIHALIAELAQLVRPTLVILDGATTMVRNGPTGGSLSDLKPTQTMIAGTDPVAADAFGATLLGRQAADLPHLVRAAAAGAGTASYELLNPIRIQAGPS; encoded by the coding sequence ATGACGAAGGAGCCCCTCGATCCGCGCCGGCGCGATTTCCTGGCGCGCGGCCTGAAGGCGGCGGCCGCCATCGCCGTCACGGGCGCGGTGGGCCACAGCTTCGGGTGGCGCGCCGGCGGAGGCCGCCGCGAAGACGCCGGCGAGTGGAGCGTGCCGGATTTCTCCAAGCCGGGCCTCGAGCCGCGCCTGGGCATCGTGACCGGCCCGGACCGCGTGAGCAACCTCCGCCGGGCGATGGAAGCCCTGGGCGGCTGGAACTCCTTCGTGGGCCCGGGCGACGCCGTGCTGCTGAAGGTCAACGCCGCGTTCGCCTCGCCGCCGTCGCTCGGGGCCACCACGCATCCCGATCTCGTCGCCGAGGCCGTGGCGCAGTGCCGTCGCGCGGGCGCCGCCCGGGTGGTGGTGACGGACCATCCCATCAACGAGCCCGAATCGTGTTTTGAATGGACCGGCATCGGCGCGGCGGCCCGCGCGGCCGGGGCGGAGGTCTGGATCCCGCGCGAACGGGACTTCGCGCCGGTGACGCTCCGGGGAGGACGCCTGATCCGGCGCTGGCCGTTCCTCCGGGCGCCTTTCGAGGGCATCCACCGCCTGATCGGGCTGGCCCCGGTAAAGGACCACTTCCGGAGCGGCGCGAGCATGACGCTGAAGAACTGGTACGGCCTGCTGGGCGGCAAGCGCAGCGTGTTTCACCAGGACATCCACGCGCTCATCGCCGAACTCGCGCAACTGGTCCGCCCCACGCTGGTCATCCTCGACGGCGCCACGACCATGGTCCGCAACGGCCCGACCGGCGGGTCGCTCTCGGACCTGAAGCCCACGCAGACGATGATCGCCGGCACGGACCCGGTGGCCGCGGATGCCTTCGGCGCCACGCTGCTGGGGCGGCAGGCCGCGGACCTTCCCCATCTCGTGCGCGCGGCGGCGGCGGGGGCGGGAACCGCCAGCTACGAGTTGCTCAATCCCATTCGAATCCAGGCGGGACCTTCATGA